A genomic window from Pseudocitrobacter corydidari includes:
- the lpdA gene encoding dihydrolipoyl dehydrogenase, whose product MSTEIKTQVVVLGAGPAGYSAAFRCADLGLETVIVERYSTLGGVCLNVGCIPSKALLHVAKVIEEAKALADHGIVFGEPKTDIDKIRTWKEKVITQLTGGLAGMAKGRKVKVVNGLGKFTGANTLEVEGENGKTVINFDNAIIAAGSRPIELPFIPHEDPRVWDSTDALELKEVPKRLLVMGGGIIGLEMGTVYHALGSEIDVVEMFDQVIPAADKDVVKVFTKRISKKFNLMLETKVTAVEAKEDGIYVSMEGKKAPSEAQRYDAVLVAIGRVPNGKNLDAGKAGVEVDDRGFIRVDKQLRTNVPHIFAIGDIVGQPMLAHKGVHEGHVAAEVIAGKKHYFDPKVIPSIAYTEPEVAWVGLTEKEAKEKGISYETATFPWAASGRAIASDCADGMTKLIFDKESHRVIGGAIVGTNGGELLGEIGLAIEMGCDAEDIALTIHAHPTLHESVGLAAEVYEGSITDLPNPKAKKK is encoded by the coding sequence ATGAGTACTGAAATTAAAACTCAGGTCGTGGTACTTGGGGCGGGCCCGGCAGGCTACTCTGCTGCTTTCCGTTGCGCGGATTTAGGTCTGGAGACCGTCATCGTAGAACGTTACAGCACCCTCGGTGGTGTTTGTCTGAACGTCGGCTGTATCCCTTCTAAAGCACTGCTGCACGTAGCAAAAGTTATTGAAGAAGCCAAAGCACTGGCTGACCACGGTATCGTCTTCGGCGAGCCGAAAACCGATATCGACAAGATTCGTACCTGGAAAGAAAAAGTTATCACCCAACTGACCGGTGGTCTGGCCGGTATGGCTAAAGGCCGTAAAGTGAAAGTGGTTAACGGTCTGGGTAAATTTACCGGGGCCAACACCCTGGAAGTGGAAGGCGAGAACGGCAAAACCGTGATCAACTTCGACAACGCGATCATCGCGGCGGGTTCCCGTCCGATCGAACTGCCGTTTATTCCTCATGAAGATCCGCGCGTGTGGGATTCCACCGATGCGCTGGAACTGAAAGAAGTACCGAAACGTCTGCTGGTTATGGGCGGCGGTATCATCGGTCTGGAAATGGGTACTGTGTACCATGCGCTGGGTTCAGAGATTGACGTGGTTGAAATGTTCGACCAGGTTATCCCGGCTGCCGACAAAGACGTGGTGAAAGTCTTCACCAAACGCATCAGCAAGAAATTCAACCTGATGCTGGAAACCAAAGTGACTGCCGTTGAAGCGAAAGAAGACGGTATTTACGTTTCCATGGAAGGCAAAAAAGCGCCTTCTGAAGCACAGCGTTACGATGCCGTGCTGGTGGCAATTGGCCGTGTACCGAACGGTAAAAACCTCGACGCAGGCAAAGCAGGCGTGGAAGTGGACGACCGTGGCTTCATCCGCGTTGACAAACAGCTGCGCACTAACGTGCCGCACATCTTTGCTATCGGCGATATCGTCGGTCAGCCGATGCTGGCGCACAAAGGTGTTCACGAAGGTCACGTTGCCGCTGAAGTTATCGCCGGTAAGAAACACTACTTCGATCCGAAAGTTATCCCATCCATTGCCTACACTGAACCAGAAGTGGCATGGGTTGGCCTGACTGAGAAAGAAGCGAAAGAGAAAGGCATTAGCTATGAAACCGCCACCTTCCCGTGGGCTGCTTCTGGCCGTGCTATCGCTTCCGACTGCGCAGACGGTATGACCAAACTGATTTTCGACAAAGAATCTCACCGTGTTATCGGTGGTGCGATTGTCGGCACCAACGGCGGCGAGCTGCTGGGCGAAATCGGTCTGGCTATCGAGATGGGTTGTGACGCGGAAGACATCGCGCTGACCATCCATGCTCACCCGACGCTGCACGAATCTGTTGGCCTGGCCGCAGAAGTGTACGAAGGTAGCATCACCGACCTGCCAAACCCGAAAG